A genome region from Perca fluviatilis chromosome 20, GENO_Pfluv_1.0, whole genome shotgun sequence includes the following:
- the id3 gene encoding DNA-binding protein inhibitor ID-3, translating to MKAISPVRSVRSCYKAVCCISEQSLAISRNKHSCLEEPVGALCDMNDCYSKLKELVPSIPQNQSVSQVEILQHVIDYIFDLQIALEAEDTATPEMVLSIKTADLARNFSKEEGRLCH from the exons ATGAAAGCCATCAGTCCCGTCCGCTCGGTGAGGAGCTGTTACAAGGCCGTGTGCTGCATTTCGGAGCAGAGTCTCGCCATCAGCCGGAATAAACACTCGTGTCTGGAGGAGCCGGTGGGCGCCCTGTGCGACATGAACGACTGCTACTCTAAGCTGAAGGAGCTGGTGCCGAGCATCCCGCAGAACCAGTCGGTCAGCCAGGTGGAGATCCTGCAACATGTTATCGACTACATCTTCGACCTGCAGATCGCGTTGGAGGCGGAGGACACAGCCACGCCGGAGATGGTTTTGTCAATAAAG ACTGCCGACCTTGCTCGCAATTTCTCCAAAGAAGAAGGACGGTTGTGCCATTAG